A genome region from Setaria italica strain Yugu1 chromosome III, Setaria_italica_v2.0, whole genome shotgun sequence includes the following:
- the LOC101782669 gene encoding uncharacterized protein LOC101782669 isoform X4, which translates to MDELLIVCQLIGSMHLEVLKSDLGNIKYSEDFIGRLASFYKNDIQGSIMELVEHIAQEDKVDPHVELSVEMQLDLESAYIIFSASRDVLFTNPAEFINSFINYISSSPVFGGIATQELLDVLAPGVGICIRSSSMKLLLNGQCTDFLVSLSGIQGVVLENPGEMGIFNDIHQHGDISNGSLHSENQFIISECVFNISVGPMNANLIDEKLQDESRSCCISYLGIWYSIKIEFTEVYVGDYSIHSYLSELSQRNKHKISLLIHDDLQVVKCKIQGGLIFLETVSLAKLVLCCKVYFWLLVNLPLRATSNLVKDSVTPISAGGNYIVTTRDSEREAAAVPLGTNVQSEGSQLNAIKCLDIELCCLSLTLVVADKSGTHQGLTFEVDASLQQINLGMEFLFEVKRLSISTISSICKNANEQLRDVPAPRFRSSKAADLSPQSEIQEYLPFVEADNMDTYDHDAPSSSTSALRSSTDNTSLDFSSHENQILKHFSSYLKIERKKFDGDSSLVHLTGDWSGSGSVSGLEVTMSLSNIEMVSSLLAPFYGIMSSGSTQKEIPSGGITHQAQLDNMDYTIPDGAIVAIRDLNQQMYVSVKNTGNTYQVVGAYHYSLAGEHALFKVKHHKRWRSNIQCISLLSLCAKNDEGKELALSFSKGSDFVEVSSYVDKPCSIWSTLPFRTDNFDDDGDDGKSYKVIPRSSYHLVNKKYNYGIAFVDGLLEFVKKPGNPFKVQIFDESIVPHMSLDNNTYLDVEDDVPFSVRDRLASGASSQHVIINVDKIVFTITHEVFDTDNVFPLVQTCISDIRVVTQIFPSKIRILSSFKVSGQYFDARRNLWEDLISPIASYTFFRSRFFTPDPVTKYGKMPIRFFFHLKQVDIFINELSVDILLYLVGKLDLMGPYAVRSSAIFPNSCKIENGSRLALVCQFKDTGDAIVPGQQSISVFLRHFTFDDNISHDQDVVSICLFKEGVFSTIPISISLHESGIFAWRTRVSPVKDLRSFSGPFVVVKVSRNSEEGLSLSVQPLLRVYNKSDFPIELRFQRPNKTNEEAAFVTVRSGDMVDESTGVFDAMDLSGGSKRALMSLALGKFMLSIRPEISEYSENISQPASVNWSEDITGEKAIRISGVIEKLNYNLRKAFNVDSMKSSFSTLSCPLFANGHHVTDLHFLIHTLGRDVPVQPTNGTRLSERSAPVTLQVQREIFIYPTVQVHNFLQTDIQVVLTDCQQGNVIEDNFGSIGKQATITSGSSAYFYVNPALFNFSVTLISYGSKSMAVSSSDWVKRMRKQTSGAQYLDMLLEFVPGNFHSSLRLLRQDKGLLEVALFTRYTLHNISDYPLQCTPSHQKPLPASESGMNNINLPPRHGCVLPSMSMNSWFIKSSKLRISLHSEKGSEAIIDLEALSGFTEFFIEIQDNIAPHRMAAFGVSLQPVMYNLPVPSQVVLIVPRYVVSNESGAAIAVRQCFVEHEIDGLTVEAKQRATLQTWKPGKKREINYFDLFVKKHRDVFEDSRIFIQFCPKEPGFSWSGPICVSSIGRFFLKFRRSDGMLTDGIKRDPINDGKLKLFASVDVVQETTSFVLHFTKPPKVTLPYRIENYLNEASIMYFQKDSVESDVLCPQESEQYAWDDLSLPRKLIVRIVDTPALREIKIDKISPWKPFLKMRQNTRLNLDFSFSDGLSSRKQRFDESFGLRVFKIGYEVYADGLTRVLRICEHADNPKIEKIQRPIASLQFRISYVCIHLLDKGQSGENVQLPSTIVTAKLQHVSADSVVTDSFKHGSVAIHSVNVDEKWDGASFGSILRRNKLQDAALDENILRIVFVLNSTNSNVKQIQYCSIILQPVDLKIDEETLMKLVPFWRASLAPSGTPSTQFYFRHFEVHPIKIIASFRPGSRRTTYSSAQEALRALLHSFIKVPEVSNSAVELNGVLLNHALVTFRELLLKCAQHYSWYVLRAIYVTKGSSLLPPSFTSIFDDSASSVLDVFFDPSDGLLNVPGLTIGMFKFISQNMKSGGFSGTKRYLGDLGKTVKTAGSNALFAAVTEISDSVVRGAETNGLNGMVTGFHQGIMRLAMEPSVLGQALMEGGPDRKIKLDHSPGIDELYIEGYLQAMLDVMYKQEYLRVRVVDDQVILKNLPPNSALINEIVDNVKSFLVSKALLKGDSSTLRPLRHLRNEREWRIAPTVLTLCEHLFVSFAVRVLHREASKAIGEVMARAKKPATGGEGEGDSSPSGGVLLKRNRLWTVGRFAVSGMVAYVDGRLCRHIPNPIARRIVSGFLLSFIENRGNE; encoded by the exons ATGGATGAACTCCTCATTGTTTGCCAG CTTATTGGAAGCATGCATCTGGAGGTATTGAAGTCTGACCTAGGCAACATTAAGTATTCTGAAGATTTTATTGGAAGACTAGCATCGTTTTATAAAAACGATATTCAGGGGAGTATAATGGAGCTTGTTGAACATATTGCCCAAGAAGACAAAGTAGATCCTCATGTAGAACTCAGTGTTGAAATGCAACTTGATTTGGAGTCAGCATACATCATCTTTAGTGCTTCACGTGATGTACTTTTCACAAATCCTGCTGAGTTTATCAACAGTTTCATAAACTACATCAGCAGCTCACCTGTATTTGGGGGCATAGCAACACAGGAATTACTTGATGTATTAGCTCCAGGTGTTGGGATCTGCATCAGAAGTTCTTCTATGAAACTGTTGCTCAATGGACAATGCACAGACTTCCTTGTTAGCCTATCTGGAATTCAGGGTGTGGTGTTAGAGAATCCAGGTGAAATGGGTATTTTTAATGATATACATCAGCACGGAGACATATCAAATGGCTCACTACATAGCGAGAACCAGTTCATTATATCAGAGTGCGTCTTTAATATTAGTGTTGGCCCCATGAATGCCAACTTGATTGACGAGAAACTGCAAGATGAATCTAGAAGTTGTTGCATTTCTTATTTAGGAATTTGGTATTCAATTAAAATAGAATTTACAGAGGTTTATGTTGGAGACTACAGCATACACAGTTACCTATCTGAATTAAGTCAACGCAACAAACATAAAATCTCTCTGTTGATCCATGATGATCTTCAGGTTGTCAAATGCAAAATCCAG GGTGGTTTGATCTTTCTGGAAACAGTTTCTTTAGCTAAGCTAGTTTTGTGTTGCAAAGTTTACTTTTGGCTGCTTGTGAATCTCCCACTGCGGGCAACGTCAAACTTAGTCAAAGATTCGGTAACTCCAATCTCTGCAGGAGGGAACTATATTGTTACCACCAGAGATAGTGAGAGGGAGGCAGCAGCTGTGCCTTTAGGTACTAATGTACAAAGTGAGGGATCCCAATTGAATGCCATCAAATGCCTCGATATTGAATTATGTTGTTTGTCCCTAACTCTTGTTGTCGCGGATAAATCAG GTACACATCAGGGATTAACTTTTGAAGTTGATGCAAGTCTTCAACAAATAAATCTTGGCATGGAGTTTTTGTTCGAAGTGAAGCGTCTTTCGATCTCCACTATTAGTAGTATTTGCAAGAATGCCAATGAACAATTAAGAGATGTACCAGCACCTCGTTTTCGATCCAGCAAGGCTGCTGATCTTTCACCTCAGTCTGAAATTCAAGAGTATCTCCCATTTGTAGAGGCAGACAATATGGATACTTATGATCATGATGCTCCTTCAAGCTCAACTTCTGCACTGCGAAGTTCAACAGACAACACTTCACTAGATTTTTCATCACATGAAAATCAAATCCTGAAGCATTTCTCTTCTTATCTCAAGATCGAGAGAAAAAAATTTGATGGCGACTCCAGTTTGGTACATTTGACTGGTGATTGGTCTGGAAGTGGATCTGTTTCTGGTTTGGAGGTGACAATGTCACTCTCAAACATTGAG ATGGTCTCATCATTACTTGCTCCTTTTTATGGGATAATGAGTTCTGGCTCAACTCAGAAGGAAATACCGTCTGGTGGCATCACTCACCAAGCACAGCTAGATAATATGGATTATACTATACCAGATG GAGCAATTGTTGCTATAAGGGATCTTAATCAACAGATGTATGTATCAGTCAAAAACACTGGAAATACCTACCAAGTGGTTGGCGCATACCATTATTCCCTTGCTGGTGAACATGCATTATTTAAG GTGAAACACCATAAGAGATGGAGATCCAACATACAGTGCATTTCTCTTTTGTCTTTATGTGCAAAGAATGATGAAGGCAAAGAGCTGGCCCTTAGTTTCTCCAAAGGATCAGATTTTGTGGAAGTTTCTTCTTATGTTGACAAGCCTTGTTCAATTTGGAGCACACTTCCTTTCAGAACTGATAATTTTGATGACGATGGTGATGATGGAAAATCTTACAAGGTTATACCAAGAAGTTCATACCATCTTGTCAACAAGAAATACAATTATGGCATTGcatttgttgatggcttgctaGAGTTTGTGAAAAAGCCAGGAAATCCATTTAAAGTGCAGATTTTCGATGAATCTATTGTTCCCCACATGAGTTTGGATAATAACACTTATTTAGATGTGGAAGATGACGTTCCTTTTTCTGTAAGGGATAGATTGGCGAGTGGCGCAAGTTCTCAACATGTAATCATCAATGTTGACAAAATTGTTTTTACCATCACTCATGAAGTGTTTGATACTGATAATGTTTTCCCTCTTGTCCAAACCTGCATAAGTGATATCCGTGTTGTTAcacaaatattcccatccaAAATCaggattctaagttcatttaaaGTCTCGGGGCAGTACTTCGATGCACGGAGAAATCTGTG GGAGGACCTTATCTCTCCTATCGCCTCCTATACATTCTTTCGATCTAGGTTCTTTACCCCAGATCCAGTTACTAAGTATGGAAAGATGCCCATCCGTTTCTTCTTTCACTTAAAGCAG GTTGATATATTTATTAATGAGCTTTCAGTTGACATCCTTCTATATTTGGTTGGGAAGTTAGACTTGATGGGTCCATATGCTGTGAGAAGCTCAGCTATCTTTCCTAACTCCTGCAAG ATAGAGAATGGCTCAAGGCTGGCACTTGTGTGCCAATTTAAAGATACTGGGGATGCAATCGTTCCTGGACAACAGTCAATTTCAGTTTTCTTGAG GCACTTCACATTTGATGATAATATTTCACATGATCAAGATGTGGTTTCTATTTGCTTATTCAAAGAAGGGGTATTTTCAACTATTCCAATCAGCATTTCCCTCCATGAATCTGGTATTTTCGCATGGAGGACCCGCGTGTCACCTGTCAAAG ACCTGAGAAGCTTTTCTGGACCATTTGTTGTGGTCAAGGTGTCCCGGAATTCTGAG GAAGGCTTATCTCTTTCAGTTCAACCTTTGTTAAGGGTCTATAATAAGAGTGACTTCCCCATTGAGCTTCGGTTTCAGAGGCCAAACAAAACTAATGAAGAGGCCGCATTTGTCACAGTTAGAAGTGGAGACATGGTTGATGAATCTACTGGAGTATTTGACGCCATGGATTTATCTGGTGGATCGAAAAGAGCATTGATGTCTCTAGCTCTTG GAAAATTTATGTTGTCAATTAGACCTGAGATTTCGGAATATTCTGAAAATATTAGCCAGCCAGCTTCAGTGAACTGGTCAGAGGACATAACTGGTGAAAAAGCTATCCGGATATCTGGGGTTATAGAAAAGCTTAATTATAACCTAAGAAAAGCATTCAATGTTGATTCCATGAAGTCTTCTTTCAGCACGTTGAGTTGCCCACTTTTTGCCAATGGCCATCATGTTACAGATCTTCATTTTTTAATTCATACCCTGGGTAGAGATGTGCCCGTGCAGCCTACAAATGGAACTCGTCTATCTGAAAGAAGTGCACCAGTAACTTTACAGGTCCAGAGAGAAATTTTTATATACCCAACTGTACAAGTGCATAATTTCTTGCAAACAGACATACAAGTGGTTCTGACAGATTGCCAACAGG GAAATGTCATAGAAGATAACTTTGGCAGCATTGGCAAGCAGGCAACGATTACAAGTGGTTCAAGTGCTTATTTCTATGTGAATCCTGCCCTATTTAATTTCTCAGTCACATTGATTTCATATGGTTCGAAGTCTATGGCAGTTAGTAGTAGTGACTGGGTTAAGAGGATGCGAAAGCAGACAAGTGGAGCTCAGTATCTTGACATGCTGCTAGAATTTGTTCCTGGGAACTTTCATTCTTCTTTAAGATTATTACGTCAAGATAAAGGCCTGCTGGAG GTTGCTCTATTCACAAGATACACTCTACATAATATCAGTGACTACCCCTTACAATGCACACCTTCCCATCAAAAACCACTGCCTGC GTCGGAATCTGGAATGAACAATATCAATCTTCCTCCCCGACATGGTTGTGTTTTGCCCTCAATGTCAATGAACTCCTGGTTTATAAA GTCAAGCAAATTACGAATAAGCCTACATAGTGAGAAAGGATCAGAAGCTATTATTGATTTGGAAGCATTGTCTGGCTTCACTGAATTTTTCATAGAGATCCAAGACAATATAGCGCCTCATCGTATGGCAGCTTTTGGAGTGTCATTGCAACCTGTTATGTATAACTTGCCCGTGCCATCACAAGTTGTACTAATAGTTCCAAGATATGTTGTTTCAAACGAGTCTGGTGCTGCAATTGCTGTTCGCCAGTGTTTTGTTGAG CATGAGATAGATGGATTGACAGTTGAAGCTAAACAGCGGGCTACCTTACAGACATGGAAACCTGGAAAAAAGCGAGAAATAAactactttgatttatttgttaAGAAGCACAGAGATGTGTTTGAGGATTCTCGCATTTTCATCCAGTTCTGTCCAAAAGAACCTGGATTCAGTTGGTCTGGACCAATCTGTGTTTCATCAATTGGCCGTTTTTTCTTGAAATTTAGAAGATCGGATGGCATGTTGACAGATGGTATTAAAAGAGACCCCATAAATGATGGGAAGCTGAAACTGTTTGCTTCTGTTGATGTTGTTCAAGAGACTACTTCTTTTGTCTTACACTTCACTAAACCACCGAAGGTTACTCTGCCATACCGAATAGAAAATTACTTGAATGAAGCATCTATCATGTATTTCCAGAAG GATTCGGTTGAATCAGATGTATTATGCCCTCAAGAGTCAGAACAGTACGCTTGGGATGACTTAAGTTTACCTCGCAAATTGATTGTGCGCATTGTTG ATACACCTGCACTGCGTGAAATTAAAATTGATAAAATCAGTCCATGGAAGCCTTTTTTGAAGATGCGGCAAAATACCAGGCTGAATCTGGATTTCTCATTCAGTGATGGGCTCAGTTCAAGAAAACAAAGATTTGATGAATCATTTGGACTGAGGGTGTTCAAAATTGGCTATGAAGTGTATGCTGATGGTTTAACCAGAGTTCTACGAATATGTGAACATGCAGATAATCCCAAAATCGAGAAAATCCAACGGCCAATAGCAAGCCTACAGTTCAGAATTTCTTATGTGTGTATTCATCTTCTTGACAAGGGCCAG AGTGGGGAAAATGTCCAATTGCCATCTACAATAGTAACAGCAAAACTTCAGCATGTATCTGCTGATTCAGTTGTCACAGATAGCTTCAAGCATGGATCTGTTGCAATTCAT TCAGTGAATGTGGACGAAAAATGGGATGGAGCTTCGTTTGGGTCAATTCTTAGGAGGAACAAGCTTCAGGATGCTGCTCTCGATGAAAATATTCTTCGTATAGTCTTTGTACTGAATTCAACCAACAGCAATGTCAAACAAATACAGTATTGTTCGATAATTCTACAG CCTGTTGATCTGAAGATTGATGAGGAAACATTAATGAAGCTAGTACCATTTTGGAGAGCATCCCTTGCTCCTTCAGGAACACCGAGTACACAGTTTTATTTCAGACATTTTGAAGTACATCCAATTAAG ATTATAGCAAGCTTTCGTCCTGGTAGCCGACGCACAACTTATAGTTCTGCTCAAGAGGCTCTGAGAGCACTACTTCATAGTTTTATAAAG GTGCCTGAGGTTAGCAACTCAGCTGTGGAGCTCAATGGGGTTCTCCTAAATCATGCTTTAGTTACATTCCGTGAGCTACTCCTGAAATGTGCTCAGCATTATTCATG GTATGTCTTGAGGGCAATCTACGTAACAAAGGGAAGCTCATTGCTTCCTCCATCTTTTACCTCAATTTTTGATGACTCTGCTTCATCTGTTCTTGATGTTTTCTTCGACCCTTCTGATGGATTGCTCAATGTCCCTGGGCTTACCATAG GCATGTTTAAATTTATAAGCCAGAACATGAAGTCGGGTGGTTTTTCTGGAACAAAACGGTACCTTGGTGATCTCGGGAAAACC GTTAAAACTGCAGGTTCGAATGCTCTCTTCGCCGCTGTCACAGAAATTTCAGATAGTGTTGTGAGAGGAGCAGAAACAAATGGTTTGAATGGCATG GTTACTGGTTTCCACCAAGGCATTATGAGGTTGGCCATGGAGCCATCTGTATTAGGACAGGCTCTAATGGAGGGAGGACCCGACAGAAAGATCAAACTCGATCATAGCCCCGGAATTGACGAG CTATACATCGAAGGGTACCTACAAGCTATGTTGGATGTCATGTATAAGCAAGAATACCTCCGTGTCAGGGTGGTCGATGACCAG GTTATCTTAAAGAATCTACCACCAAACAGCGCTTTGATAAATGAAATCGTGGACAACGTCAAAAGCTTTCTTGTGAGCAAGGCATTGCTGAAAGGAGATTCTTCAACACTCCGCCCGCTCCGCCATCTGCGAAATGAACGT GAATGGAGGATCGCGCCGACGGTGCTCACACTGTGCGAGCACCTGTTCGTGAGCTTCGCTGTGCGCGTGCTGCACCGGGAGGCCAGCAAGGCCATCGGGGAGGTCATGGCGAGAGCGAAGAAACCCGCTACTGGAGGAGAGGGTGAAGGCGACTCGTCGCCGTCCGGTGGAGTCCTGCTGAAGCGGAACAGGCTGTGGACTGTCGGGAGGTTCGCGGTCTCGGGCATGGTCGCTTATGTGGATGGTCGGTTGTGCCGGCACATACCCAACCCCATCGCCAGGAGGATCGTGAGCGGGTTTCTACTGAGCTTCATCGAAAACAGGGGCAACGAATAG